From Theileria annulata chromosome 1, complete sequence, *** SEQUENCING IN PROGRESS ***, one genomic window encodes:
- a CDS encoding protein, thioredoxin-like encodes MDVLTSLSDQVDKSSLECLNEDSLHRVTNTLTPGIDSYLQSSPGESEQLLVKYKFLNPVKIHSMIVKSLPDGVASGTAPKTLRLFINCEDLDFQDAESDPCTQELTLERAHVEAGEKVLLRYVRFQNVNSLAVYVGRFKNQSFELAENYGNECTKIAHIGLYGTTATSSKVSNTIT; translated from the exons ATGGACGTTTTAACCAG CTTGAGTGATCAGGTCGATAAATCATCTTTGGAGTGCCTAAATGAAGATTCTTTACATAGAGTCACCAATACTCTGACTCCTGGAATTGATTCTTACTTGCAATCTTCGCCTGGGGAGAGTGAGCAGCTTTTGGTTAAGTATAAATTCTTGAACCCTGTCAAAATCCACTCAATGATTGTCAAGTCGCTTCCCGACGGTGTGGCTTCTGGCACTGCTCCAAAGACTCTTCGTCTTTTCATAAATTGTGAAGACCTTGATTTTCAAGATGCag AATCTGATCCTTGTACTCAAGAACTG aCTCTTGAAAGAGCTCATGTTGAGGCTGGAGAGAAAGTTTTGCTCCGTTACGTTAGATTCCAGAACGTCAACAGTCTTGCAGTTTACGTTGGTAGGTTCAAGAATCAATCATTTGAATTAGCCGAGAACTATGGAAACGAGTGCACGAAAATCGCCCACATTGGCCTTTATGGAACCACTGCCACGTCCTCAAAGGTTAGTAACACCATAACTTAA
- a CDS encoding FHA domain protein, putative — protein sequence MYTTSLSRPYMLRVSSRTWLRDSHDLFDYETHQHVKVSHFATSCPLKVLRNDSEVSVIDYNNNVDREHDHLLNIVCNRNGDYIVAPAEKIQGSLLSPQKLWLIVRTLPSQRYALQENDIIKLGRFRLRVKQLVAGPNVETPDSSSDHTMGYSDSGYNCDETNDSQIVKLFDGVIPDKTITFEEQCNIQCRICLSEGYLHYPSSDNTPNTTPANNSSNDTSLDVDSGSGKMDIYSHPINSNTSSLDPSVQDTSIDNLEKRATFESDRLICACECKGSIKYVHVECLRKWIDSKWSLRGEDPLPSIVFIKEVSCELCKTNYPCFIRQNGELIQIVKMPKMQTPFLVLENTTPQAVRGVHLVSMRDSKDLKLGRGHESDLRIPDVSISRYHANIRYENGQFYLEDHDSKFGTLVAMKRSRIVSSDEPLAVQVGRSVINLTVDKSLPYFEKTWLTLTPSNPPADYTNFEAPNAGNHNVDMNLNSAPVFGSQAVNGMIPTPNLVNVNNIPNVNNMVSGSIIANGGNMTNGNNIANGGNMNNGNFGNPINITNLTGGPNGVNVHPQGMGSNSSIGIDLMEHPMHPSGYMTFYQPSYTNPVHIPSPNNSNSISSRSNNFTFQPGSNTPTASANINNGNVAAGHPLPSPSSRVSPLNDLYWGCLREAARQRFDPHALDGLANNRLNSFRLNPLTSSRNMGNTSPMNGTSMMSNGNTMMSNSAQMNPGSSSSSGMGMNNSGEDLDMLLPDTVFIANWNNLPTRNLDLNGDTSTSALEHRHSSQDLDKPITRI from the coding sequence atgtaCACAACTAGTTTATCTCGACCATATATGCTCAGAGTCAGTTCAAGGACGTGGCTGAGAGATAGTCACGACCTGTTTGACTATGAAACGCACCAACATGTTAAAGTTTCCCATTTTGCAACGTCGTGCCCACTGAAGGTGCTCAGAAATGACTCAGAAGTCAGCGTTATCGACTACAATAACAACGTGGATAGAGAACATGACCACCTGCTGAACATAGTCTGCAATAGAAACGGAGATTACATAGTAGCTCCAGCAGAAAAAATACAAGGCTCACTTCTGAGCCCACAGAAACTATGGTTAATAGTTAGGACACTTCCGTCACAAAGATACGCTCTCCAAGAAAACgatattattaaactaGGAAGATTCCGCCTCCGAGTAAAGCAGCTGGTCGCAGGACCAAATGTAGAGACTCCAGATAGTAGTAGTGATCATACAATGGGATACTCTGACAGTGGGTATAATTGTGATGAGACAAATGACTCACAAATCGTTAAGTTGTTTGACGGGGTGATTCCAGATAAAACAATCACCTTTGAAGAACAGTGCAATATCCAGTGCAGAATCTGTTTATCTGAGGGGTACCTTCACTACCCATCGTCAGACAACACGCCAAATACAACACCGGCAAACAATAGTAGCAATGACACTAGTTTGGATGTTGATTCTGGATCAGGGAAGATGGATATATATTCACACCCAATCAACAGTAACACGAGTAGTTTGGACCCGAGTGTCCAAGATACGTCAATTGATAACCTTGAAAAGAGAGCAACCTTCGAGTCAGACCGATTAATTTGTGCATGCGAATGCAAAGGAAGCATCAAGTACGTCCACGTGGAGTGTCTAAGGAAGTGGATTGACTCCAAGTGGAGCCTCCGAGGAGAAGATCCACTCCCCTCAATAGTATTTATAAAGGAAGTTTCTTGTGAGCTTTGCAAGACAAACTATCCATGCTTTATCAGACAAAACGGAGAGTTGATCCAGATTGTAAAGATGCCTAAAATGCAGACTCCATTTCTAGTGCTCGAAAACACTACTCCCCAAGCTGTGAGAGGAGTTCACTTGGTGTCAATGAGGGACTCGAAGGATTTAAAGCTGGGAAGAGGACACGAATCTGATTTGAGAATCCCAGATGTCTCCATTAGCCGATATCACGCCAACATCAGGTACGAAAATGGCCAGTTTTACCTTGAGGACCACGACTCAAAGTTTGGAACTCTGGTTGCAATGAAGAGGTCCAGAATTGTTTCATCAGACGAGCCACTTGCAGTCCAAGTCGGACGTTCAGTCATAAATTTGACGGTTGACAAATCATTGCCTTACTTCGAGAAGACTTGGCTCACTCTCACTCCATCAAACCCGCCTGCCGATTACACGAACTTTGAAGCCCCAAATGCCGGGAACCACAATGTTGACATGAACTTAAATTCTGCACCAGTTTTTGGCTCTCAAGCTGTCAACGGTATGATTCCCACCCCAAATCTAGTCAATGTCAACAACATACCAAATGTTAATAACATGGTTAGTGGTTCAATCATTGCTAACGGTGGCAACATGACTAATGGTAACAATATAGCTAATGGTGGCAACATGAACAATGGTAACTTTGGTaatccaattaatataacaaatttgaCTGGTGGTCCTAATGGCGTTAACGTTCACCCTCAGGGAATGGGTTCAAACTCTTCTATTGGTATTGATTTGATGGAACATCCAATGCATCCCAGCGGATATATGACCTTTTACCAGCCCTCATACACTAACCCCGTCCATATTCCAAGCCCAAATAACTCTAACTCAATTAGCAGCCGttccaataattttacGTTTCAGCCAGGTTCAAACACTCCCACTGCTTCAGCCAACATTAACAATGGTAATGTAGCAGCTGGTCATCCATTACCGAGTCCCAGCTCAAGGGTTAGCCCACTCAATGATTTATATTGGGGTTGTCTGAGGGAGGCTGCCAGGCAGAGGTTTGACCCTCATGCTCTTGACGGCCTCGCCAATAACCGCCTCAACAGCTTCAGGCTCAACCCACTCACGTCAAGCCGAAACATGGGAAATACCAGCCCAATGAATGGAACCTCCATGATGTCCAACGGTAATACTATGATGAGCAATTCTGCCCAGATGAACCCTGGCAGCAGCAGCAGCAGTGGCATGGGCATGAACAATAGTGGAGAGGATTTGGACATGCTGCTGCCTGACACTGTATTTATCGCAAACTGGAACAACCTGCCAACCAGGAACTTAGATTTAAACGGGGACACGAGCACTAGTGCCCTGGAACACAGACATTCTTCACAGGATTTGGATAAACCAATCACTCgcatttaa
- a CDS encoding aspartate transcarbamoylase, putative (1 probable transmembrane helix predicted for TA20650 by TMHMM2.0 at aa 9-31) has product MKHFLKHSWVALGAGVVTVTALYALSFVPWVRVSLTELGLYCCDPLLHCLDAAKRKVASSLRNKGLLFVDDLSNAQLSCIFEVADFFRKKLNQRLNLELLAGKVMTTLFCEPSTRTRCSFETAMLKLGGKVVSVTDSGSSFTKGESIDDSVRVLSSYSDVLVLRHPETNVIQRVKHQCMVPLINAGDGSGEHPTQALLDLYTINRYFPVFSSEKEITVCLVGDLKYARTTHSLVRLLSRFNVVLRYVSTPSLQMPTQIQREVEQNFAKYNIPDLAFPRQTSFKKLSDALDNVDVIYVTRIQKERMTPSELPSPKESFKVDKNVMSVLPKHAKVLHPLPRVEEVSLDVDSDERCVFFEQAENGLYVRMALLYLILNKC; this is encoded by the exons ATGAAACATTTCTTAAAACATTCATGGGTCGCCCTTGGGGCAGGAGTTGTCACTGTAACGGCTTTATATGCGCTTTCATTTGTTCCCTGGGTTCGAGTTAGCCTAACTGAACTTGGTTTGTACTGTTGTGACCCTCTATTACACTGTCTTGATGCTGCGAAGAGAAAGGTCGCATCTTCTCTTAGAAATAAAGGGTTGTTGTTCGTGGATGATTTGTCCAATGCCCAGCTGAGTTGTATTTTTGAAGTGGCTGACTTTTTCAGGAAAAAACTTAACCAGCGACTAAATCTTGAACTCCTGGCCGGAAAGGTCATGACAACCCTCTTCTGCGAACCCAGTACTAGGACAAGATGTTCATTCGAGACGGCAATGCTAAAGTTAGGTGGTAAGGTGGTTTCAGTGACTGATTCTGGATCATCATTCACAAAGGGCGAAAGCATCGATGATTCAGTTAGAGTTTTATCGTCATACAGTGACGTTTTGGTGCTCCGTCACCCTGAAACTAATGTTATTCAACGTGTTAAACACCAATGTATGGTTCCTTTGATTAATGCAGGAGATGGTTCAGGAGAACACCCAACTCAAGCACTACTTGATTTATATACCATCAATAGATACTTCCCAGTATTCTCATCTGAAAAGGAGATTACAGTGTGTTTGGTAGGAGACCTTAAATATGCTAGGACAACTCACTCTCTTGTAAGGCTTTTGAGTCGATTTAATGTTGTTTTGAGATACGTCTCAACACCCTCACTTCAAATGCCAACTCAAATTCAACGTGAAGTTGAACAGAACTTTGCAAAATAC aatattCCTGATTTGGCTTTTCCAAGGCAAACTAGTTTCAAAAAGCTTAGTGATGCACTTGATAATGTGGATGTCATTTATGTTACAAGAATTCAAAAGGAACGAATGACACCTTCAGAACTCCCATCACCAAAGGAGTCCTTTAAAGTTGACAAGAATGTAATGTCAGTGCTACCAAAACATGCCAAg gTTTTACACCCATTACCGAGAGTGGAAGAGGTTTCGTTAGACGTCGATTCTGACGAAAGGTGCGTATTCTTCGAACAAGCTGAAAACGGATTATATGTTAGAATGGCTCTGCTGTATCTGATTTTAAACAAGTGTTaa